CATGCACCATAGACTCAGTAGGTATTCTTTCATGTCTAAGGCATGAGATGGCATGTGAGCAAGGTATCCCTGTTAGGTCCCATCTCCTACACTCGCATGCCCTAAGACCTATGTCAACAATGAAAGTGTGGTCCCTATCTTGAACTTGAAAAATTCTTTTACCAGAAGGTATGGGATAGCATGTGTTAGACCACTGAGTTATCTTGTTAACCTTTTTCCTAATTTTAGGACCAATAGGACCCTGCCACATTTCTcccgtttctttttctttgcaaTAGTGTCTTGCCATCAACTGTCCCTTAATTTGTTCTAACATGCTCAGCACAGGCATTTCTCTGGCATCTATGATAAAATTGTTGAAAACCTCCCAACTATTGTTCAGCAGCAAGTCACACTTACAATATGTAGTAAAGAATGCTCTGCACCATGTGTTAGGAGGCATTTTTTCTAACCACTTTCTCATTAAGCACTTTCATTTTCTCCATGTTCTTATGAAACTGCAGGGGAGTAGTTGATCTAGCACAAGCCCATAGTTGGTTATTAAGGTTCTCACCTTTAAAATGCTGCTGGAAGTTGGAATACAAGTGTCTAACACAGAATCTGTGTTTAGATTCTGGGAACACTTCAGCCACAGCTTTAATCAGCCCCTGCATAAGTAAAAGTACTATTAATAAACTCTAAGTGTGTACACACCACTAAAATGTGTGTTAGTCATTAGTAAAGTTAGAAATCTCACTTTCTGCTTGTCAGTCATAATTGTCCAAGGATATGTGTTTTGTATGCCAAGGTCCTCCTTCAGTGTTTGCAGGAACCACCTCCAAGACTCTAGGCACTCCACTTCAACAACACCATATGCAATGGGGTAAATGCAGTCATTTGGATCAATACCAACAGCTGTAAGCATGATTCCCCCATACTTAGTCTTCAAGTGGCACCCATCCAAGCAAATGAGAGACCTACATGCAGCTAGGAAACCCCTTTTGCATGCTCCAAGAGACACATACAGAGATTTGAAAAGGTTTCCATCAAGATTTAAGTAGAAGGAACTTTGTGGGTTTGATTTCCTTAACTCATGTGCATAGTCCCATAGCATGTTGTACTGTTTTGCCTCATCACCCAAGATTTGTTTCATAGCCAGCCTTCTTGCTCGAGCAAACTTGGACCTAGTAGGTGTAAGATTCCATTCTTTCTGCACTACTCTTGCAAAGTTGGATATAGACATCTTCTGCTCGACTTTGAAAGATTCAACATACTTGTCAGCAAGCCATTTAGAAGTGCAACTCTTCAACACCCATTTCTTTTGACAGTTGTGGTGTCCACTGTAAGTCTTAATCACCATTGCATGAACTCTCTTGTCATATGATGCATGTAACTTCCAAGGACATTTCCCTTTGGAACACACAGCCCCTAACCTTTTCTGCTCATTCCTAGGCATCTTGATATCTACTCTGTGAATCAGACCATATTCAGTCACAGCTTTCCTTAACATTTCAACCGACTCAAAAGTCATCCCAACTTTGAACACTGGATTTAGCATGTCTTCTGGTTTGAAAGACTTGGACATCAAACCTAGATTTGATTCACCATCTGACTCAGGTAACTGCAGCCCATCCTCATCATCAGTTGACTCCTCATCTTCAGTACCACCATGCACAACTATTTGTTTTCCCTCATATGTTGTACCACCTGCCTTCTTGGTCCCatttcctcttttctttcctcTGCCTACAACTCCATCTCTGACATCATCATCCACATTGTCAGCAAATAGGGCATCATCATCTCCTATTTCATAGTCACTATCAAAAAGCTCACTGACATCACTGCTATCGCTGTCATCAGATAAGTTCTGATTCACGAAGGTTGCTGCCTCATTGTTGTCATGTG
The genomic region above belongs to Panicum virgatum strain AP13 chromosome 8N, P.virgatum_v5, whole genome shotgun sequence and contains:
- the LOC120686792 gene encoding uncharacterized protein LOC120686792, with product MVLKLRWQGEPPPNYGACSDKFLVEVHHSGFFIGHGSQCVYADEKVNVFDNLSARTWSPLWFEKLNFALHYPKNPALNVFWLLPGKEFPGGLRLIVSKKDTTIMAAIVDKVKTFVLYFDHEGCALKSDWDDVVLNPVASLPKVIIPTKFGNTHDNNEAATFVNQNLSDDSDSSDVSELFDSDYEIGDDDALFADNVDDDVRDGVVGRGKKRGNGTKKAGGTTYEGKQIVVHGGTEDEESTDDEDGLQLPESDGESNLGLMSKSFKPEDMLNPVFKVGMTFESVEMLRKAVTEYGLIHRVDIKMPRNEQKRLGAVCSKGKCPWKLHASYDKRVHAMVIKTYSGHHNCQKKWVLKSCTSKWLADKYVESFKVEQKMSISNFARVVQKEWNLTPTRSKFARARRLAMKQILGDEAKQYNMLWDYAHELRKSNPQSSFYLNLDGNLFKSLYVSLGACKRGFLAACRSLICLDGCHLKTKYGGIMLTAVGIDPNDCIYPIAYGVVEVECLESWRWFLQTLKEDLGIQNTYPWTIMTDKQKGLIKAVAEVFPESKHRFCVRHLYSNFQQHFKGENLNNQLWACARSTTPLQFHKNMEKMKVLNEKVVRKNAS